In Haliaeetus albicilla chromosome 2, bHalAlb1.1, whole genome shotgun sequence, a single genomic region encodes these proteins:
- the PKIG gene encoding cAMP-dependent protein kinase inhibitor gamma, whose product MEVESSTYTDFISCDRAGRRNAVHDIQRDATTISMRKLTEDLGELAVEGAESQRDATSSENDPGARPKGQENSPSP is encoded by the exons ATGGAGGTAGAGTCCAGCACGTATACTGACTTTATTTCCTGCGATCGGGCTGGTCGGAGGAACGCTGTCCACGACATCCAACGGGACGCAACCACCATCAGCATGCGCAAGCTGACCGAGGACCTCGGTGAGCTCGCCGTTGAAGGAGCAG AAAGCCAAAGAGATGCTACTTCTTCTGAGAATGACCCTGGAGCAAGACCAAAGgggcaagaaaacagcccctCCCCATGA